Within Maridesulfovibrio frigidus DSM 17176, the genomic segment AACTACTCCGAATTTTCGCTTAAGCTTTACCTGCATCAGCTCCAAATCTTCATTTACATCTTCATCTACATAGATAGTAAGTTTGTAAGGCTTAGCTTTTGCCGTCTTGACGTCAGGACGTCCAAGCGGTTTAACGTCTGGACGGTTTGCCGTTTGGTCGCTTTGCTGCTCTGACGGCTTACCGCCACCCTGATCTCCCAACACGCTACCCAAAATATCAGGAGTCTTCTCCCTCTTGCTACCGCCTGGCATATTCATCCACCGTGCGGACCAGCACTTCATACATTTTAGCTCCTGTGCATTCAGGAGAGTATTCAAAAATAGTCTGTCCATGACCAAAGCTTTCAGCCAGTCGCACGTTAACGGGGATTGGTTCCCGCACTATTTCACCGAAATGATCCTGCAACTGGATCAAAGTCTCTTCCGACTGTTTCACCCTGCCATCCAAAAAAGTAGGGACAATGTGATCAATTATTATATCTTCACGATACTTCTGAACCTTTTTGAAGTTCTTAATGAACTCCGCAACTCCATTCAGAGTCATAGGCATGAGAGAAATGGGACACACCAATTCATCTACGTAAAAGAACACGTTAATATTCAGAACATCCCAACCTGGCGATGTATCAAAAATCACGTAATCAAAATTCATGGATTCAAGAGGCTCAAGCAGCTCTGTAAGAGCCATTTCCCGCTTCATGTCTTTGTTAGATATCCATTCCTTAAGAATGGCCAAATCAGCCCCACCCGCTATAACCTGTAAATTTTCCCGGGCCTGCACCAAACAATCTTCTAACGCGACACCACGAGTCACATCAGTCAAACAGTATTTGGGCTGCAAACCCAAATACGGACTCACCTGCCCTTGGGTATCCAGATCAATCAGCACCACAGACTTACCGCGCCGCGCCAGCCCATGAGCCAAGTTAACGGCGGTAGTAGTTTTACCTACCCCGCCCTTTGACAAACAAACGGCTATTTTCCGCATGACTGTCCACCCTGACCACCGTACTGAA encodes:
- a CDS encoding ParA family protein, with product MRKIAVCLSKGGVGKTTTAVNLAHGLARRGKSVVLIDLDTQGQVSPYLGLQPKYCLTDVTRGVALEDCLVQARENLQVIAGGADLAILKEWISNKDMKREMALTELLEPLESMNFDYVIFDTSPGWDVLNINVFFYVDELVCPISLMPMTLNGVAEFIKNFKKVQKYREDIIIDHIVPTFLDGRVKQSEETLIQLQDHFGEIVREPIPVNVRLAESFGHGQTIFEYSPECTGAKMYEVLVRTVDEYARR